The Coccidioides posadasii str. Silveira chromosome 3, complete sequence genome contains a region encoding:
- the LEU2 gene encoding 3-isopropylmalate dehydrogenase (EggNog:ENOG410PFHG~COG:E), whose protein sequence is MAKFNIVVFAGDYCGPEVTAEAIKVLKVVEKKTDIEFNFQEHLLGGASIDATGTALTDEALQAAKNADGVILGAVGGPKWGTGAVRPEQGILRLRKEMGTFGNLRPCNFAAPSLVDISPLKADVCRGVDFNIVRELTGGIYFGERKEDNGDGTALDTEPYSRAEIERVTRLAGHLALQHSPPLPVWSLDKANVLATSRLWRKVVTEIMEKEFPQVKFGHHLIDSAAMLMVKDPRKLNGIIVTSNLFGDIISDEASVIPGSLGLLPSASLSGIPDGKSRVNGIYEPIHGSAPDIAGKGIVNPVAAILSMAMMLQYSLNRPVEAKAIEDAVSKVIEAGIRTGDIGGKATTSEVGDAVAAELEKSL, encoded by the exons ATGGCCAAATTCAACATTGTCGTCTTCGCGGGGGACTACTGTGGACCAGAG GTAACTGCAGAGGCAATCAAG GTCCTCAAAGTAGTAGAAAAAAAGACCGATATCGAGTTTAATTTCCAAGAGCATTTGCTTGGTGGC GCCTCCATAGACGCTACCGGAACCGCCCTGACAGACGAAGCTCTCCAAGCGGCAAAGAATGCAGACGGTGTGATCCTCGGAGCCGTTGGCGGCCCT AAATGGGGAACAGGCGCTGTTCGCCCCGAACAAGGGATCCTCCGCTTACGGAAAGAAATGGGTACTTTTGGAAATCTTAGACCCTGCAATTTTGCCGCCCCTTCGCTCGTTGATATCTCCCCGCTGAAGGCCGATGTTTGCCGTGGCGTTGACTTCAACATCGTACGCGAGCTCACTGGTGGAATATACTTTGgtgaaagaaaggaagacaACGGTGATGGCACAGCATTGGATACAGAACCATACTCACGGGCGGAAATTGAACGAGTTACCCGTCTTGCAGGTCATCTCGCGTTGCAGCATTCTCCCCCGCTGCCAGTATGGAGCTTGGACAAGGCTAATGTGCTCGCAACAAGCCGCTTATGGCGCAAAGTGGTGACCGAGATCATGGAAAAGGAATTCCCACAAGTGAAATTTGGCCACCACCTCATTGACAGTGCGGCAATGTTGATGGTCAAAGACCCACGGAAGCTCAACGGTATCATAGTCACCAGCAATCTATTTGGAGATATCATCAGTGATGAAGCAAGCGTTATCCCAGGCTCCTTGGGTTTGCTCCCTAGCGCGAGCTTGAGTGGAATCCCAGATGGGAAGTCCAGAGTGAACGGAATCTATGAGCCTATCCATG GTTCTGCACCAGACATTGCTGGAAAAGGTATCGTTAACCCAGTTGCTGCCATCCTTTCTATGGCCATGATGCTCCAATATTCCCTGAATCGACCAGTAGAAGCAAAGGCCATCGAGGATGCAGTATCGAAGGTAATCGAGGCTGGAATTCGAACCGGAGATATCGGTGGAAAGGCAACCACGAGCGAAGTCGGTGATGCAGTTGCAGCAGAGCTCGAGAAATCTCTCTGA
- a CDS encoding uncharacterized protein (EggNog:ENOG410PI0I~COG:A) — MSGIDVEALLESTAEPGPTQQTEEAVSKTHDSDSKKDRSDRRDRDRDRDRDRDRIRDGSRDHDRDRRRRDRSRERRSEKDADGDEEMRSPRSDRASANGSYRSRKRSRSRDSDRRRSRRDRYGDDYRSSGGDYYRGGGRARTRSRSPHDDRYYRPSGRSRRDDDRDDDRRRSRRDKDGRKRSLSAKRRSKTPEPQLTEDERDKRTVFVQQLAARLRTKELIAFFEKAGPVKDAQIVKDRVSGRSKGVGYVEFKNEESVPLAIQLTGQKLLGIPIIAQFTEAEKNKAARNTEGHVSGNQNSIPFHRLYVGNIHFSITESDLQNVFEPFGELDFVQLQKDENGRSRGYGFVQFRDPNQAREALEKMNGFDLAGRPIRVGLGNDKFSSDPATNLMRLQAQGQQNSLYGQGGRGAATALGGNFDRAGGRDNDKGVGGASALDDTDVAGVNFNNYSRDALMRKLARTDEPAADTTADDKRKAPKARPEAKPLPVSVNMASRCVLLRNMFDPTEEEGDSWVKELEDDVRAECEEKYGHVVHIALDPNAQGDIYLKFDRVQGGENAIKGLNGRFFGGRQITAQPVVDAVYSSLFSRTKAI; from the exons ATGTCAGGTATCGACGTTGAAGCTCTGCTGGAGTCGACTGCTGAGCCTGGTCCAACGCAGCAGACTGAGGAGGCAGTAAGCAAAACCCACGACTCCGATTCCAAGAAAGACCGTAGTGATCGTCGAGACCGCGACCGCGACCGAGACCGTGACCGAGATCGAATCCGAGATGGATCCCGTGACCACGATAGGGACCGCCGGCGCAGGGACCGGAGTCGCGAACGTCGTTCGGAAAAGGATGCTGATGGAGACGAAGAGATGAGAAGTCCAAGGAGCGATCGCGCAAGTGCTAACGGGAGCTACAGAAgtagaaaaagaagcaggAGCCGCGACAGCGACAGACGCCGCTCCCGACGCGATCGCTATGGCGATGACTATCGCTCTTCGGGTGGCGACTACTACCGAGGCGGCGGTCGTGCTCGCACCCGTTCCCGATCACCTCACGATGACAGATATTATAGGCCGAGTGGTCGATCACGCCGCGATGATGATCGTGATGATGATAGACGTCGTAGCCGCCGTGATAAGGATGGGCGCAAGCGGTCACTGAGCGCTAAGCGTCGTAGTAAAACTCCAGAACCACAGCTTACCGAGGATGAACGTGATAAGCGTACAGTCTTTGTGCAGCAGCTAGCTGCACGGTTGAGAACAAAGGAATTGATTGCATTTTTTGAGAAAGCGGGGCCGGTAAAAGATGCTCAGATCGTCAAAGACCGCGTGAGCGGAAGGTCTAAAGG TGTCGGCTACGTCGAGTTCAAAAACGAAGAATCAGTCCCACTTGCCATCCAGCTTACTGGCCAGAAACTTTTAGGAATTCCCATCATCGCCCAATTTACCGAAGCTGAGAAGAATAAAGCCGCCCGCAATACCGAGGGGCATGTGAGCGGGAATCAGAACTCGATTCCGTTTCACAGACTATACGTTGGTAATATCCATTTCAGCATCACTGAGAGCGATTTACAGAATGTTTTCGAGCCTTTTGGCGAACTTGACTTTGTTCAACTACAAAAAGATGAAAACGGCCGTAGCAGAGGCTATGGATTCGTGCA ATTCCGTGATCCTAACCAAGCCCGTGAAGCGTTGGAGAAAATGAACGGTTTTGACCTCGCTGGTCGACCTATTCGTGTTGGCCTTGGTAATGACAAATTTAGTTCCGATCCCGCAACGAACCTCATGCGACTTCAAGCCCAGGGCCAGCAAAATTCCCTCTACGGTCAAGGTGGCCGTGGGGCTGCGACTGCGCTTGGGGGCAATTTTGATCGTGCGGGAGGCCGCGACAACGACAAAGGCGTTGGAGGCGCCAGTGCTTTGGATGACACAGATGTTGCCGGTGTGAACTTCAACAATTATAGCAGAGACGCATTGATGAGGAAACTTGCGAGAACAGATGAACCTGCTGCAGATACTACCGCCGACGACAAACGCAAGGCACCGAAAGCTCGTCCAGAGGCTAAGCCACTGCCGGTCAGTGTCAATATGGCAAGCAGATGCGTGCTACTCCGAAACATGTTTGATCCTACTGA GGAAGAAGGCGATAGTTGGGTCAAGGAACTTGAAGACGATGTCCGCGCTGAGTGTGAGGAAAAATATGGCCATGTTGTCCACATTGCTTTAGACCCGAACGCGCAAGGTGATATCTATCTCAAATTTGACCGTGTCCAGGGCGGAGAGAATGCTATCAAAGGCTTGAACGGCCGATTCTTTGGTGGACGCCAAATCACCGCACAACCTGTCGTCGACGCCGTATATAGCAGCCTATTCTCTCGCACGAAGGCCATTTAG
- a CDS encoding uncharacterized protein (EggNog:ENOG410PFGC~COG:T~BUSCO:4599at33183) encodes MSSRLVKPARVHAWTLADTYSFIATFIRRQHTDAVSGSRSQQPPQHASAAARQSERRYFHDYFVTHLPVSSLHPDSRVSAGPPHHLPRSESTPHISSSEGASPATVLSPVGVSRETTVVRIPLRSAKHHFGASVSRGSRPTNEDTYQAGVIELPAFAKRPPLSLTIGKRSGDKEYAHVEHPVAENAIGDPQVFYFGVFDGHGGTVCSEFLRDRLHGYIQETAIAFELGSSLGKNAQKKALPPRPIRNREAFRESQNAYSHRFDDLEPTFASSSQAHGGNAMLSGDLPILQPGNRLAIGNLEKALVTDWRTLVGGYFRRFRPAHFCYFGEDDLHTDGFKPGRHNLGLDMTMGVPIEEVLEYAFLKADYDFISAQAFKRDDDSARAERPLNELDILHNPGRLRHAVVGGSTRFKGGSTCSIAMISTPTPAPFWHPSAPSSLVVSHVGDTRILLCSTATGIAIPLTTDHHPSSPVESNRLRRYATSLVTDSFGEERISGLANSRAFGDIQSKRIGISAEPETRRVEMGPAEYSFMVLMSDGVSGALSDQEIVDIIKEARTPDAGAREVVNFATEVSKDGDNATCLVVRLGGWERRLEGGLGSMGTKESRDWRKQEASVPRGRRA; translated from the exons ATGAGTTCACGGCTTGTGAAACCGGCGAGAGTCCATGCTTGGACACTTGCTGACACCTACA GCTTTATCGCAACATTCATACGCCGCCAGCATACTGACGCCGTCTCAGGCTCGAGATCTCAACAACCCCCTCAGCATGCCTCCGCCGCAGCCAGGCAGTCTGAGCGGCGATATTTCCATGATTACTTCGTAACCCACCTACCGGTCTCCTCTCTCCACCCGGATTCCCGCGTGTCGGCCGGGCCACCTCACCATCTTCCTCGCTCAGAGTCCACTCCTCACATAAGCTCCTCTGAGGGCGCATCTCCCGCCACCGTCCTGTCGCCTGTCGGCGTATCGCGGGAAACTACAGTTGTACGCATTCCCCTCCGGAGCGCGAAACATCATTTCGGTGCATCCGTGTCGCGAGGGTCTCGTCCGACAAATGAAGATACATATCAAGCAGGTGTCATTGAACTCCCAGCATTTGCAAAGCGACCTCCGCTTTCCCTGACAATTGGCAAGCGGTCCGGAGACAAAGAGTATGCACATGTGGAACACCCGGTTGCGGAAAATGCAATTGGCGACCCTCAAGTGTTTTATTTCGGCGTGTTCGACGGGCATGGAGGAACGGTGTGTAGTGAGTTCTTGAGGGATAGACTACAtggatatattcaagagacTGCGATAGCGTTTGAGTTGGGGTCCAGCCTTGGGAAGAATGCACAGAAAAAAGCGTTGCCTCCCAGGCCTATCCGGAACAGAGAGGCTTTTCGAGAGAGTCAGAATGCTTACAGTCATAGATTTGATGACCTCGAGCCAACATTTGCGTCCTCGAGCCAAGCCCACGGGGGAAACGCTATGCTCTCCGGTGATCTTCCGATACTGCAACCGGGAAATAGGTTGGCAATCGGCAACCTTGAGAAAGCATTAGTTACCGACTGGAGAACCTTGGTTGGCGGGTATTTTAGACGCTTTAGGCCTGCTCATTTCTGCTATTTCGGGGAGGACGACCTTCACACTGACGGATTCAAGCCTGGACGGCACAATCTCGGACTAGACATGACTATGGGCGTGCCTATTGAAGAGGTGCTAGAATACGCTTTTTTGAAGGCCGATTATGACTTTATTAGTGCCCAAGCTTTCAAACGGGACGATGATTCCGCCCGCGCCGAAAGGCCCTTAAATGAGCTCGATATCCTTCACAATCCAGGACGACTGAGACATGCCGTCGTGGGAGGATCGACTCGGTTCAAGGGTGGAAGCACCTGCAGCATTGCCATGATCTCCACCCCCACACCGGCTCCCTTTTGGCACCCTTCGGCACCATCGTCATTGGTGGTATCACACGTTGGCGACACCCGAATTTTATTATGCTCTACTGCTACGGGTATCGCTATTCCACTAACAACAGACCATCATCCTTCCTCTCCAGTCGAGAGTAACAGGTTGCGGCGCTATGCCACCTCACTCGTCACAGACTCTTTTGGAGAAGAGCGCATTAGCGGGCTGGCGAACAGCAGAGCATTTGGGGACATCCAGTCGAAGCGCATCGGAATATCGGCAGAGCCCGAGACCAGGCGGGTTGAAATGGGGCCCGCGGAGTATTCGTTCATGGTCTTGATGTCTGATGGAGTGAGCGGCGCTTTGTCAGACCAGGAGATCGTGGACATCATCAAAGAAGCAAGGACGCCAGACGCTGGTGCTCGCGAAGTCGTCAACTTTGCGACCGAGGTATCGAAAGATGGCGACAATGCAACATGCCTGGTGGTACGATTGGGAGGTTGGGAACGACGTCTAGAAGGGGGGCTGGGCAGTATGGGCACAAAAGAGTCGAGAGATTGGCGGAAACAGGAGGCTTCCGTTCCGCGAGGGCGACGAGCATGA
- a CDS encoding uncharacterized protein (EggNog:ENOG410Q0CP~BUSCO:7257at33183): MDSNPSFRGVSALLQLRLVRELEQSRLRLTEALERLNAQLCHAEAQGRRDRDLILALQSKVLKLESSLHDTTASKKVEKSSSGLKSLVLKPKKWLQRAARFAKSERRVSPKTDVEADSENSHLQRIFEQLPPEIDLSTVVLPAELRARSKPQQTTTGTSIEASSRLSDSNAATNSATSTTFASLFAGPQDNTIRDPIFTAEFFTREFKSLFGSIEDWAKKYSKTRDDWDTGYNAMSDEFRVNLDFVADVSSAILLLLNENRFLAITKVIATFLMRSVLCLDVFRGFDREIDMDISRMSRLLPDELHAQRRDSLYGAIGLQVLRLRNRLFFENFFHKRMNENTNALFEQLSPFIYSVGTQAWVDLAKVMKAAHNVSLYMHSGPYEFNIKYSPVNVRFEGGTPRIITLNITPKIGFRNVNIQFPGQLRRVADGEFVVEKDLAPLPALARKLQETGRVSYRRRTLENAPWRGGAASITTKANYA; the protein is encoded by the exons ATGGACTCGAATCCATCCTTTCGAGGGGTATCAGCTCTTCTGCAACTGAGGCTGGTCCGCGAGCTGGAGCAGTCGCGTCTTCGGCTCACCGAAGCGTTGGAGCGTTTAAATGCACAGCTCTGTCATGCGGAAGCCCAAGGCAGAAGAGATCGTGATCTTATTCTCGCCTTGCAAAGCAAGGTTCTCAAGCTGGAATCCTCCTTGCACGACACCACCGCGAGCAAGAAGGTAGAGAAGTCATCAAGTGGCTTGAAGTCCTTGGTGCTCAAACCTAAGAAGTGGCTACAACGTGCTGCTCGCTTTGCAAAGTCTGAGAGACGTGTTTCCCCCAAGACTGATGTCGAAGCGGACTCGGAGAATTCGCATCTTCAGAGAATCTTTGAACAGCTTCCGCCGGAAATCGACCTCAGCACTGTTGTGTTGCCCGCTGAACTCAGAGCTCGGTCGAAACCACAACAGACGACCACCGGTACCTCGATCGAAGCGAGCTCACGGTTGTCCGACTCGAACGCCGCGACGAACAGTGCGACATCAACGACTTTCGCGTCTCTGTTTGCCGGGCCACAGGACAACACGATCCGAGACCCAATCTTCACTGCCGAGTTTTTCACTAGGGAGTTTAAGTCCCTTTTCGGAAGCATAGAAGATTGGGCGAAGAAATACTCCAAGACGCGAGATGACTGGGACACCGGCTATAACGCCATGAGTGATGAATTCAGAGTGAACTTAGACTTTGTTGCCGACGTTTCATCTGCAATTTTGTTGCTGCTAAATGAAAACCGATTCCTGGCGATTACCAAGGTTATCGCCACCTTCCTCATGAGATCGGTTTTGTGCTTGGATGTTTTCAGAGGTTTTGATCGAGAAATCGACATGGATATCTCGCGAATGTCTAGGCTTCTTCCTGATG AGCTTCATGCCCAAAGACGTGATTCACTTTATGGCGCAATAGGATTGCAAGTGCTGCGTCTTCGCAACCGGCTCTTTTTCGAAAACTTTTTCCACAAGCGCATGAACGAGAATACCAACGCGTTGTTTGAGCAGCTCTCTCCATTCATTTACTCCGTGGGAACCCAGGCCTGGGTTGACCTGGCTAAAGTGATGAAAGCTGCTCACAACGTATCTCTTTACATGCACTCTGGACCGTACGAGTTCAATATCAAATACAGTCCAGTCAACGTTCGCTTTGAAGGAGGGACTCCACGAATTATCACGTTAAATATCACGCCAAAGATCGGCTTCCGCAACGTAAATATTCAGTTTCCAGGCCAGTTGCGGCGGGTGGCAGATGGAGAATTCGTGGTTGAAAAGGACTTGGCTCCGCTGCCAGCGTTAGCTAGAAAGCTCCAGGAAACAGGGAGGGTATCTTACCGCCGGAGGACCCTCGAAAACGCCCCTTGGAGAGGCGGGGCCGCAAGCATCACCACCAAGGCCAACTATGCCTAG
- a CDS encoding uncharacterized protein (SECRETED:SignalP(1-21)): MQFGVLLFFASVTLAVARVEAVPGADTGTSLQMRAPQCVELYQDCLDNPNCCPPNRCRNWVSHESTLYILVALVADAIQGIGRRRAMCAR, encoded by the coding sequence ATGCAATTCGGCGtgcttctcttcttcgcTAGCGTCACACTCGCAGTTGCTCGGGTGGAGGCTGTCCCAGGCGCAGACACTGGTACCAGTCTTCAAATGCGAGCTCCCCAATGTGTCGAGCTCTACCAGGACTGCCTTGATAACCCTAACTGCTGCCCACCAAACCGATGCAGAAATTGGGTGAGTCATGAAAGCACCCTGTATATACTTGTGGCACTAGTGGCTGATGCGATACAGGGAATCGGCAGACGAAGGGCGATGTGCGCGCGGTGA
- the PIS1 gene encoding CDP-diacylglycerol-inositol 3-phosphatidyltransferase (EggNog:ENOG410PI51~COG:I~TransMembrane:4 (i49-72o133-156i184-203o261-280i)~BUSCO:12047at33183) has product MTGRGKKQKASEPSPVQYDSASVDTNGTIRKGSKHKGVSSTRGEQKENIFLFWPNIIGYIRVVLAIASLYYMPLHPRTCSLLYSISCLLDALDGYAARFYNQSTTFGAVLDMVTDRCTTACLLVFLSSAWPRWAILFQGLISLDLASHYMHMYATLTMGGSGQSHKKVDSSRSWILYQYYNNKMVLFVFCTMNELFFIGLYLLSFSSPTLSPSLLQPVGDGTSAGSGQPGTPAMPPISTLFASPWSAGALELARANKMDSFWPWVITGISAPIMAAKQFINIVQMVKASKWLAEGDLARRRQLGLSKTK; this is encoded by the exons ATGACCGGTCGagggaaaaagcaaaaggcTTCTGAGCCATCACCAGTTCAATATGACAGCGCATCTGTTGATACCAACGGCACAATTCGCAAGGGCTCCAAACATAAAGGAGTTTCATCCACGCGGGGCGAACAGAAGGAGAATATTTTCCTGTTCTGGCCTAACATAATTG GCTATATTCGAGTCGTGCTGGCGATAGCCTCTCTCTACTACATGCCTCTCCATCCTCGAACGTGCTCCCTACTCTATAGCATCTCCTGTCTTCTCGATGCACTTGACGGATATGCGGCCCGTTTTTATAACCAATCCACAACCTTTGGGGCGGTGCTGGATATGGTTACCGATCGATGTACAACGGCTTGTCTGCTGGTTTTCTTGAGCTCCGCTTGGCCTCGCTGGGCGATTCTGTTCCAGGGCCTGATCAGTTTGGATCTCGCCAGTCATTACATGCATATGTATGCCACGCTGACCATGGGTGGATCAGGCCAGAGCCACAAGAAAGTGGACTCAAGCAGGAGTTGGATCCTATACCaatattataataataag ATGGTCTTGTTCGTCTTCTGCACTATGAATGAGCTATTTTTCATTGGCCTCTACCTGCTCTCCTTTTCATCCCCGACTCTCTCTCCATCGCTCCTCCAGCCGGTCGGTGATGGTACAAGCGCAGGATCTGGGCAACCCGGCACACCAGCCATGCCTCCAATCTCGACTCTTTTCGCGAGTCCTTGGAGCGCTGGTGCCTTGGAACTTGCGCGAGCCAACAAGATGGACAGCTTCTGGCCCTGGGTTATCACCGGGATCTCCGCTCCGATTATGGCTGCTAAGCAGTTCATTAACATTGTTCAGATGGTCAAGGCTAGCAAGTGGCTTGCGGAAGGCGACCTTGCCCGCCGCCGCCAGCTAGGCCTGTCCAAGACCAAGTAA
- a CDS encoding uncharacterized protein (EggNog:ENOG410PH04~COG:S) gives MASAVQAEAKEPDLRSDHQPVEPNTDIAIDTSDDDIESFDSDTSTSIASSVFNYKYENGRRYHAYRAGEYLLPNDEKEQDRLDLLHHIFRMTLGGELYRAPLPSNPQRILDFGTGTGIWAIDIADEFPSSEVIGTDLSPIQPTWIPPNCKFYVDDVESEWPYQPGEEFDFIHGRGMGGSIANWDQLYERAYQHLKPGGWIEMQEYETDVHSDDNSLDNARLIKKFQRVGDEASAKFGKQFNVAGTHKQRLIDAGFVNVKDDVYKIPIGSWPKDPKMKKLGCYQLVQVLSSLEPFMMALYTRVMGYTVEETEVLIAGVRAEFKDPKNHLYSQFHFIHGQKPMET, from the exons ATGGCGAGCGCCGTTCAAGCTGAAGCAAAG GAGCCTGATCTCAGAAGCGACCATCAGCCGGTCGAGCCAAATACCGACATAGCGATTGAT ACCAGCGATGACGATATAGAATCGTTCGATTCAGACACCAGCACAAGCATAGCTTCTTCTGTATTCAATTATAAATACGAAAATGGACGCCGTTATCACGCCTATCGAGCCGGTGAAT ACCTTCTTCCgaatgatgagaaggagCAAGACCGTTTAGATCTTTTGCACCACATCTTCCGCATGACTCTCGGCGGTGAATTATATCGTGCGCCTCTCCCGTCGAACCCACAGCGAATCCTCGACTTTGGAACTGGAACAG GAATATGGGCGATCGATATTGCTGACGAATTTCCGAGTAGCGAGGTCATTGGCACTGATCTGAGCCCAATTCAACCGACGTGGATCCCGCCCAACTGCAAATTCTACGTGGACGATGTCGAGAGCGAGTGGCCCTATCAACCGGGAGAGGAATTCGATTTTATCCATGGACGTGGGATGGGAGGTAGCATTGCAAATTGGGACCAGCTGTACGAACGGGCGTACCAACACTTAAAACCCGGAGGCTGGATTGAAATGCAAGAATATGAGACAGACGTGCATTCCGACGACAACAGCTTAGACAACGCACGTTTGATCAAAAAGTTTCAGCGCGTGGGAGACGAAGCCAGTGCAAAATTCGGGAAGCAGTTTAATGTGGCAGGAACACACAAACAGAGATTGATCGATGCCGGGTTTGTCAACGTTAAGGATGATGTTTACAAG ATTCCCATTGGATCTTGGCCCAAGGACCCGAAAATGAAAAAGCTTGGATGCTATCAATTAGTACAAGTTCTTTCTTCCCTGGAACCATTCATGATGGCCCTCTATACCAGGGTGATGGGGTATACTGTGGAAGAAACCGAAGTACTGATTGCTGGGGTCCGCGCAGAGTTCAAAGACCCGAAAAACCACCTCTATAGCCAGTTCCATTTCATTCACGGGCAAAAGCCCATGGAGACCTAA
- the DOC1 gene encoding anaphase promoting complex subunit doc1 (EggNog:ENOG410PPMA~COG:D) yields the protein MPRPNPRRPIFPSEDGAFASTARADIPQLVSPRPPNNITGSATTTAPWQHQNHHRRVAIGPSGRGLAVQGGLLADNQHFQHAEEPLGSLEDEDFDEDDDNDLEEDEEDEGIVDDEDYDMQDDSKDVSSPIPPNLREISSLASWTVSTHKPGCGVTALRHPSPSQFWQSDGPQPHTLTLHFFKRVAVVRVRVYLDFELDESYTPTKMVFLAGMGGNDLVEFATWQGEAPCGWVDISLDGVGGRHERRPRRRKREVKGKNSVLKSSRKKDHREYDHHVDAGGNSDSEDDGDSDAYDDLFDNDDPSAGNVLKAMVIQVRICENHQNGKDTHVRGFQVFARDDRYYTRTRRDSTRKSLRSSGGARKDAGDLHPTESDQRGNDLENGMATIDESEWFLQPEIR from the exons ATGCCGAGACCCAATCCCCGACGACCGATCTTCCCCAGCGAAGACGGCGCATTTGCGTCAACAGCAAGAGCCGATATACCGCAGCTAGTGTCTCCCAGGCCACCGAACAATATCACCGGCTCAGCAACCACCACTGCTCCATGGCAACACCAGAACCACCACCGGCGAGTAGCAATCGGGCCGTCTGGACGAGGTTTAGCGGTGCAAGGCGGGTTGCTCGCTGACAACCAACATTTTCAACACGCGGAAGAGCCTTTGGGGAGCTTGGAAGACGAGGACTTCGATGAGGACGATGACAACGATctcgaagaagatgaagaggacgAAGGGATAGTAGACGATGAGGATTATGATATGCAAGATGACT CCAAGGACGTGTCGTCTCCGATCCCTCCAAACCTCCGCGAGATCTCCTCTTTGGCTTCATGGACCGTATCAACGCACAAGCCTGGCTGCGGCGTCACCGCCCTACGTCACCCTTCCCCGTCCCAATTCTGGCAATCCGACGGGCCGCAGCCCCATACCCTGACCCTGCACTTTTTTAAACGCGTTGCCGTGGTTAGAGTACGCGTCTACCTCGACTTTGAGCTGGACGAGAGTTACACACCGACTAAGATGGTGTTTTTGGCGGGCATGGGTGGAAATGAtctggttgaatttgctACTTGGCAAGGTGAGGCGCCGTGCGGCTGGGTAGATATTTCTTTGGATGGGGTTGGTGGGAGGCATGAGCGACGGCcgagaaggagaaagagagaggTCAAAGGGAAAAATAGCGTTCTGAAAAGTTCGAGAAAGAAAGACCACAGGGAATATGATCACCATGTGGACGCCGGGGGAAATAGCGACAGTGAAGATGACGGTGACAGCGATGCTTATGATGACCTTTTTGATAATGATGACCCTTCTGCAGGAAATGTCCTGAAAGCCATGGTGATTCAGGTCCGGATCTGCGAGAATCATCAGAACGGCAAGGATACTCATGTGCGAGGCTTCCAGGTTTTCGCTCGTGATGACAGATACTATACCCGCACACGAAGAGACAGCACTCGCAAATCTTTACGATCAAGCGGTGGAGCAAGAAAGGATGCCGGTGACCTGCATCCCACTGAGAGCGATCAAAGGGGCAATGACCTGGAAAACGGGATGGCAACAATTGATGAATCCGAGTGGTTTCTACAACCTGAAATCCGTTAG